In one window of Cydia pomonella isolate Wapato2018A chromosome 16, ilCydPomo1, whole genome shotgun sequence DNA:
- the LOC133526261 gene encoding RNA-binding protein lark isoform X3 — MPGAGTFKIFVGNLSDKTTDADLRPLFEKFGTVVECDIVRNYGFVHMENEQTGREAIQNLNGELVHGQAIKIEAAKSRKAPTTPTTKIFVGNLTDKTRAPEVRELFQKYGAVVECDIVRNYGFVHLDATGDVNEAIKELNGMMVDGQPMKVQMSTSRVRQRPGMGDPEQCYRCGRGGHWSKECPKAMGPDRNGFRDRAFGRDPYPPPPPPPFLRDRMMGGFGDPYDGYYDRSRFDSPRDLFERRYPVGGSRELGLGASRARGDFASPPLRREPMPPMPSLPPMRSSMGSMRMYEDFSRDTFDDRRPGMRGPSPSRRYAPY; from the exons ATGCCGGGCGCCGGTACTTTCAAAATCTTCGTCGGGAATCTATCCGATAAAACCACGGACGCCGATCTCAGGCCGCTGTTCGAAAAGTTCGGTACGGTCGTAGAATGCGATATCGTCAGAAATTACGGTTTCGTGCATATGGAAAACGAGCAAACCGGGCGCGAAGCCATTCAGAACCTTAACGGCGAGCTAGTTCACGGACAGGCAATCAAAATAGAGGCGGCCAAGAGCCGCAAGGCCCCGACGACGCCGACCACTAAAATATTCGTTGGTAACTTGACGGACAAGACGCGCGCGCCCGAAGTCCGCGAGCTGTTTCAGAAGTACGGCGCGGTGGTGGAATGCGATATTGTACGTAACTACGGGTTCGTGCACCTGGACGCGACGGGCGACGTGAACGAGGCCATCAAAGAGCTGAACGGCATGATGGTGGACGGGCAGCCGATGAAAGTGCAAATGTCGACATCGCGCGTACGCCAGCGGCCCGGCATGGGCGACCCCGAGCAGTGCTACCGCTGCGGCCGCGGCGGCCACTGGTCCAAGGAGTGCCCCAAGGCCATGGGGCCGGACCGCAACGGTTTCCGCGACCGCGCCTTCGGCCGCGACCCCTACCCGCccccgccgccaccgccgtTCCTCCGCGATCGCATGATGGGAGGATTTGGG GATCCCTACGATGGCTACTACGACCGCTCCCGCTTTGACTCGCCCCGGGACCTGTTCGAGCGCCGCTACCCGGTGGGCGGGTCGCGCGAGCTCGGCCTGGGCGCGTCGCGCGCGCGCGGAGACTTCGCGTCGCCGCCGCTGCGCCGCGAGCCGATGCCGCCGATGCCGAGCCTCCCGCCGATGCGCTCCAGCATGGGATCTATGAG GATGTACGAGGACTTTAGCCGTGACACATTTGATGACAGAAG GCCTGGAATGCGTGGACCGTCTCCTTCTAGAAGATACGCGCCCTACTAA
- the LOC133526261 gene encoding RNA-binding protein lark isoform X1, with product MPGAGTFKIFVGNLSDKTTDADLRPLFEKFGTVVECDIVRNYGFVHMENEQTGREAIQNLNGELVHGQAIKIEAAKSRKAPTTPTTKIFVGNLTDKTRAPEVRELFQKYGAVVECDIVRNYGFVHLDATGDVNEAIKELNGMMVDGQPMKVQMSTSRVRQRPGMGDPEQCYRCGRGGHWSKECPKAMGPDRNGFRDRAFGRDPYPPPPPPPFLRDRMMGGFGDPYDGYYDRSRFDSPRDLFERRYPVGGSRELGLGASRARGDFASPPLRREPMPPMPSLPPMRSSMGSMRSSYDDMFSRRSPPRGPQMSRGMYEDFSRDTFDDRRPGMRGPSPSRRYAPY from the exons ATGCCGGGCGCCGGTACTTTCAAAATCTTCGTCGGGAATCTATCCGATAAAACCACGGACGCCGATCTCAGGCCGCTGTTCGAAAAGTTCGGTACGGTCGTAGAATGCGATATCGTCAGAAATTACGGTTTCGTGCATATGGAAAACGAGCAAACCGGGCGCGAAGCCATTCAGAACCTTAACGGCGAGCTAGTTCACGGACAGGCAATCAAAATAGAGGCGGCCAAGAGCCGCAAGGCCCCGACGACGCCGACCACTAAAATATTCGTTGGTAACTTGACGGACAAGACGCGCGCGCCCGAAGTCCGCGAGCTGTTTCAGAAGTACGGCGCGGTGGTGGAATGCGATATTGTACGTAACTACGGGTTCGTGCACCTGGACGCGACGGGCGACGTGAACGAGGCCATCAAAGAGCTGAACGGCATGATGGTGGACGGGCAGCCGATGAAAGTGCAAATGTCGACATCGCGCGTACGCCAGCGGCCCGGCATGGGCGACCCCGAGCAGTGCTACCGCTGCGGCCGCGGCGGCCACTGGTCCAAGGAGTGCCCCAAGGCCATGGGGCCGGACCGCAACGGTTTCCGCGACCGCGCCTTCGGCCGCGACCCCTACCCGCccccgccgccaccgccgtTCCTCCGCGATCGCATGATGGGAGGATTTGGG GATCCCTACGATGGCTACTACGACCGCTCCCGCTTTGACTCGCCCCGGGACCTGTTCGAGCGCCGCTACCCGGTGGGCGGGTCGCGCGAGCTCGGCCTGGGCGCGTCGCGCGCGCGCGGAGACTTCGCGTCGCCGCCGCTGCGCCGCGAGCCGATGCCGCCGATGCCGAGCCTCCCGCCGATGCGCTCCAGCATGGGATCTATGAGGTCGTCGTATGATGATATGTTCAGCCGAAGGAGCCCCCCGCGAGGACCACAAATGTCCCGCGG GATGTACGAGGACTTTAGCCGTGACACATTTGATGACAGAAG GCCTGGAATGCGTGGACCGTCTCCTTCTAGAAGATACGCGCCCTACTAA
- the LOC133526261 gene encoding RNA-binding protein lark isoform X2: protein MPGAGTFKIFVGNLSDKTTDADLRPLFEKFGTVVECDIVRNYGFVHMENEQTGREAIQNLNGELVHGQAIKIEAAKSRKAPTTPTTKIFVGNLTDKTRAPEVRELFQKYGAVVECDIVRNYGFVHLDATGDVNEAIKELNGMMVDGQPMKVQMSTSRVRQRPGMGDPEQCYRCGRGGHWSKECPKAMGPDRNGFRDRAFGRDPYPPPPPPPFLRDRMMGGFGDPYDGYYDRSRFDSPRDLFERRYPVGGSRELGLGASRARGDFASPPLRREPMPPMPSLPPMRSSMGSMRSMYEDFSRDTFDDRRPGMRGPSPSRRYAPY from the exons ATGCCGGGCGCCGGTACTTTCAAAATCTTCGTCGGGAATCTATCCGATAAAACCACGGACGCCGATCTCAGGCCGCTGTTCGAAAAGTTCGGTACGGTCGTAGAATGCGATATCGTCAGAAATTACGGTTTCGTGCATATGGAAAACGAGCAAACCGGGCGCGAAGCCATTCAGAACCTTAACGGCGAGCTAGTTCACGGACAGGCAATCAAAATAGAGGCGGCCAAGAGCCGCAAGGCCCCGACGACGCCGACCACTAAAATATTCGTTGGTAACTTGACGGACAAGACGCGCGCGCCCGAAGTCCGCGAGCTGTTTCAGAAGTACGGCGCGGTGGTGGAATGCGATATTGTACGTAACTACGGGTTCGTGCACCTGGACGCGACGGGCGACGTGAACGAGGCCATCAAAGAGCTGAACGGCATGATGGTGGACGGGCAGCCGATGAAAGTGCAAATGTCGACATCGCGCGTACGCCAGCGGCCCGGCATGGGCGACCCCGAGCAGTGCTACCGCTGCGGCCGCGGCGGCCACTGGTCCAAGGAGTGCCCCAAGGCCATGGGGCCGGACCGCAACGGTTTCCGCGACCGCGCCTTCGGCCGCGACCCCTACCCGCccccgccgccaccgccgtTCCTCCGCGATCGCATGATGGGAGGATTTGGG GATCCCTACGATGGCTACTACGACCGCTCCCGCTTTGACTCGCCCCGGGACCTGTTCGAGCGCCGCTACCCGGTGGGCGGGTCGCGCGAGCTCGGCCTGGGCGCGTCGCGCGCGCGCGGAGACTTCGCGTCGCCGCCGCTGCGCCGCGAGCCGATGCCGCCGATGCCGAGCCTCCCGCCGATGCGCTCCAGCATGGGATCTATGAGGTC GATGTACGAGGACTTTAGCCGTGACACATTTGATGACAGAAG GCCTGGAATGCGTGGACCGTCTCCTTCTAGAAGATACGCGCCCTACTAA
- the LOC133526640 gene encoding putative lipoyltransferase 2, mitochondrial, with the protein MLKIWQLGLMSYDTALKIQRAVVRKQLHCVTTGQGTWDTLLLLEHRPVYTVGIRDDTPKEEVQRLNALGAAFRKTNRGGLITFHGPGQLVAYPIINLKRFKLNVKCYVNSLEETVINMCSELGLKGERSPNTGVWIGDNKVAAIGVHATRYITYHGTSVNCDNDLSWFKHIDPCGIKDKGVTSLTEETGEPWSVDKITPMFIRNFNKVFNCESEDLAVYDQKDILNSVYNNLLVTE; encoded by the coding sequence ATGCTGAAAATCTGGCAGCTGGGTCTCATGAGCTACGACACGGCCCTGAAGATTCAGAGGGCAGTCGTACGCAAACAACTCCACTGTGTCACGACCGGACAAGGAACCTGGGACACCCTTCTCCTGCTAGAACACAGACCCGTTTACACTGTCGGGATCAGAGATGACACGCCCAAGGAAGAGGTACAGAGACTGAATGCCTTAGGAGCGGCGTTTAGAAAAACGAACAGAGGTGGACTGATCACTTTTCATGGACCAGGCCAGTTAGTGGCATACCCGATCATCAATTTGAAACGCTTCAAGCTTAATGTCAAGTGTTATGTAAACAGTTTGGAAGAGACAGTCATCAATATGTGCTCCGAGTTAGGACTGAAGGGCGAAAGATCGCCGAACACCGGCGTGTGGATCGGGGATAATAAGGTAGCCGCGATCGGAGTACATGCTACCCGGTATATCACTTATCACGGCACGTCAGTTAACTGTGACAATGACTTGTCCTGGTTCAAGCATATCGACCCTTGCGGCATTAAGGACAAAGGAGTCACTTCCTTGACTGAAGAAACTGGAGAACCTTGGTCAGTAGACAAAATTACTCCTATGTTTATAAGGAACTTTAATAAGGTATTCAACTGTGAAAGTGAAGATTTGGCCGTTTATGATCAGAAAGATATATTGAATAGTGTTTATAATAACCTACTTGTGACCGAATAA